One genomic region from Rosa rugosa chromosome 1, drRosRugo1.1, whole genome shotgun sequence encodes:
- the LOC133745219 gene encoding uncharacterized protein LOC133745219, with protein sequence MLKIIASFVLGFLFVRHALGDFTAHADHKGKEGLLMTGKHSVLPDEKELIDEISKIAGSRIIGIGGRKMAAQKVVLRNGELTPTTTSSKNSGKDSNKASKYNFNGRPQTKLNQKGGIKILKTAASSTSSNIGIPRDEPTKHSQVDEETRRLLEAEREIVNLMHKDYKGSSGGSMGRRKPPIHNQEPQH encoded by the exons atGCTGAAGATTATTGCAAGCTTCGTACTAGGGTTTCTTTTTGTGAGGCATGCCTTAGGAGACTTCACTGCACATGCTGATCATAAAG GTAAAGAAGGGTTATTAATGACTGGAAAACATTCTGTATTGCCTGATGAAAAG GAACTAATTGATGAAATCTCAAAAATCGCTGGGTCAAGGATTATAGGGATCGGAGGAAGGAAGATGGCGGCACAGAAAGTAGTGCTGAGAAATGGAGAGCTTACTCCTACTACTACTTCATCAAAGAATTCAG GAAAGGACAGTAATAAGGCTTCAAAGTACAACTTCAACGGAAGACCACAAACCAAATTGAACCAAAAG GGTGGAATCAAAATATTGAAAACTGCTGCCAGCAGTACGAGCAGCAACATTGGAATTCCTAGAGATGAGCCAACAAAACACTCTCAAGTAGATGAAGAAACTAGACGGCTTCTTGAAGCAGAAAGAGAGATAGTAAACCTGATGCATAAAGATTATAAGGGATCCTCCGGAGGGAGTATGGGTCGCCGCAAGCCACCCATACACAACCAAGAGCCACAGCATTGA